A single genomic interval of Gammaproteobacteria bacterium harbors:
- a CDS encoding VOC family protein, with product MKITRVNHAALNIAAGITEVEHFYTRLLGIPTVPRQLPPEFAARVPGFWMQLGQTQVHIIQAPLEGRAREPVGPHIAFYVDDLDAAVAELGVAGIEFDRFGGFVFFSDPAGNTVELQQDPELLPG from the coding sequence ATGAAGATCACACGGGTCAATCACGCCGCGCTCAATATTGCAGCGGGAATAACGGAAGTGGAGCATTTCTATACCCGCCTGCTCGGCATTCCCACGGTGCCGCGGCAACTGCCGCCGGAGTTCGCCGCCAGGGTGCCCGGATTCTGGATGCAACTCGGTCAGACCCAGGTGCACATCATCCAGGCGCCGCTCGAGGGGCGTGCACGCGAACCGGTTGGCCCGCATATCGCGTTCTACGTCGATGATCTCGATGCGGCGGTTGCCGAGCTGGGCGTGGCCGGCATCGAATTCGACCGCTTCGGGGGATTCGTGTTCTTTTCCGACCCGGCCGGCAACACGGTCGAATTGCAGCAGGATCCCGAACTGCTGCCGGGCTAG
- a CDS encoding type I secretion system permease/ATPase has product MSFFRQFRTHFLYAGLFSFFINLVMLVPPLYMIQVFDRVLVSRSVETLTMLTIAAIGMLAILLVLDYLRGLLLLTAGAMIDRLLGERVIGALISNASKVNRGEYVHGLRDVSQLRNFLGGPSIIALFDLPWGIFFVSFIFLFHPLMGVIALLSVLTLFALTWSNEKLNRGQLEKVQVDARRAGQFIDQGMRNSDVLNGLGMTASFVHRWERLNAPVLQGQEETGQRMGRITSLSKVIRQLVQILMMCAGAYLVVGAHMTPGVMLAATIILGRALAPFESLMANWNNLVQARAAFGRLRPHLEPGLLKADTRLPAPQGRLTVERVTLAGASPDRPILRGAAFELAPGESLAIIGPSASGKSSLARLLVGIWTPTSGAVRLDGADIARLDRGHIGPYLGYMPQAVELFPGTVAENIARLGEVDSDAVVRAAQYTLAHEMILRLPAGYDTVIGTGNVVLSGGQMQRIGLARALYGNPRLVVLDEPSANLDSEGESCLQQVVARMHKDRITMVLVTHRPSMLENIDRILVLREGLMDAFGPRDEVLARVLPMRQAK; this is encoded by the coding sequence ATGAGTTTTTTCCGCCAGTTCCGCACCCACTTCCTGTATGCCGGGCTGTTCAGCTTTTTCATCAACCTGGTGATGCTGGTGCCGCCGCTGTACATGATCCAGGTCTTCGACCGGGTGCTGGTCAGCCGCAGTGTCGAGACCCTGACCATGCTCACCATCGCCGCGATCGGGATGCTGGCAATCCTGCTCGTGCTCGATTATCTGCGCGGGCTGCTGTTGCTGACCGCCGGCGCGATGATCGACCGCCTGCTCGGCGAGCGGGTGATAGGCGCATTGATTTCCAACGCCTCGAAGGTCAATCGTGGCGAGTACGTGCACGGGCTGCGCGATGTGTCGCAGCTACGCAATTTTCTCGGCGGCCCCAGCATCATCGCGCTGTTCGACCTGCCGTGGGGCATTTTCTTCGTCTCGTTCATCTTCCTGTTTCACCCGCTGATGGGCGTGATCGCGCTGCTCAGCGTACTGACGCTGTTCGCGCTGACCTGGAGCAACGAGAAGCTGAACCGCGGCCAGCTCGAGAAAGTCCAGGTCGATGCACGCCGCGCCGGGCAATTCATCGACCAGGGGATGCGCAATTCCGACGTGCTGAACGGGCTCGGCATGACCGCGAGCTTCGTGCACCGCTGGGAGCGGCTCAACGCCCCGGTGCTGCAGGGGCAGGAAGAGACCGGTCAGCGCATGGGGCGCATCACCAGCCTGAGCAAGGTGATACGCCAGCTGGTGCAGATCCTGATGATGTGCGCCGGCGCCTACCTGGTGGTCGGCGCCCACATGACACCGGGCGTGATGCTCGCGGCCACGATCATTCTCGGGCGGGCACTCGCGCCCTTCGAGAGCCTGATGGCCAACTGGAACAACCTGGTGCAGGCGCGCGCGGCGTTCGGCCGCCTCAGACCGCACCTCGAACCCGGCCTGCTGAAGGCGGATACGCGCCTGCCGGCACCGCAGGGACGCCTCACGGTCGAGCGTGTCACGCTCGCGGGCGCGTCCCCCGACCGCCCGATCCTGCGCGGCGCGGCATTCGAACTCGCGCCCGGCGAATCGCTTGCGATCATCGGTCCGAGCGCATCGGGAAAATCCAGCCTTGCACGCCTGCTGGTCGGCATCTGGACACCCACGTCGGGCGCGGTGCGCCTCGACGGGGCCGATATCGCGCGCCTCGACCGCGGCCATATCGGCCCCTACCTCGGTTATATGCCGCAGGCCGTCGAGCTGTTTCCGGGCACCGTCGCGGAGAATATTGCGCGCCTTGGCGAGGTCGATTCCGATGCCGTGGTCAGGGCCGCGCAATATACCCTCGCCCACGAAATGATCCTGCGCCTGCCTGCGGGTTATGACACCGTGATCGGCACCGGTAACGTGGTGCTGTCGGGTGGCCAGATGCAACGCATCGGGCTGGCCCGCGCGCTGTACGGAAATCCCAGGCTGGTGGTGCTGGACGAGCCGAGCGCGAATCTCGACAGTGAAGGCGAATCCTGCCTGCAGCAGGTGGTGGCACGCATGCACAAGGACCGGATCACCATGGTGCTGGTGACCCACCGCCCCTCGATGCTCGAGAACATCGACCGGATACTGGTGCTGCGCGAAGGGCTGATGGATGCATTCGGACCGCGCGATGAAGTGCTCGCGCGCGTGCTGCCGATGCGCCAGGCCAAGTGA
- a CDS encoding YcjX family protein, with amino-acid sequence MASLKQILSSAQRRSGDVIDRGLDRQVRLAVTGLSRSGKTAFITALVNQLEHACTDARLPLWSAAREQRLLGARRVMQLNAHIPSFPYEKGIEALYSDPPQWPEPTRGVAEIRLEIRYRPSGSIRRRLAAISTLYLDIVDYPGEWLLDLPLLDLDYAEWSTQIRDTLRNPVLRELAAPWQAQPLTAGQAFDERQVAALAAAYTAYLQACKTRLGMNLIQPGRFVLPGEHVGAPMLQFVPWVWTQPAGTAPEGSLYAVLAQRFEQYKRHLVRGFYKEHFSGFDRQIVLVDCLQALNAGAESFEDVRRSIARIMESFAYGKSNWWRRLFAPRIDKLLFVASKADHVTPDQHDNLVSLLQYMVQSARGQAGFAGIATDCMALAAVCATEVRSGRFQGQEVAGIKGCSLDGEALFINPGAVPRTIPSPQWWQEHRAPFDAFRPARMEPGRAMPHIRLDAALDFLLGDKL; translated from the coding sequence ATGGCTTCGCTGAAACAGATCCTGAGCTCGGCGCAGCGCCGAAGCGGCGATGTCATCGACCGCGGCCTCGATCGCCAGGTCCGCCTCGCCGTCACCGGCCTCTCGCGCAGCGGCAAGACCGCGTTCATCACCGCGCTGGTCAACCAGCTCGAACACGCCTGCACCGATGCGCGGCTGCCGCTGTGGAGCGCGGCGCGCGAGCAGCGCCTGCTGGGCGCGCGCCGCGTCATGCAGCTCAACGCGCACATCCCGTCGTTTCCCTATGAAAAGGGCATCGAGGCCCTGTACAGCGACCCCCCGCAATGGCCGGAACCGACGCGCGGCGTCGCCGAGATACGCCTCGAGATCCGCTATCGCCCGAGCGGCAGCATCCGCCGCCGCCTGGCGGCAATTTCGACCCTGTACCTCGATATTGTCGACTACCCCGGCGAGTGGCTGCTCGATCTGCCGCTGCTCGATCTCGACTATGCCGAGTGGAGCACGCAGATCCGCGACACGCTGCGCAACCCCGTGCTGCGCGAACTCGCCGCGCCATGGCAAGCGCAGCCCCTCACCGCCGGGCAGGCGTTCGACGAGCGCCAGGTCGCGGCCTTGGCCGCGGCCTACACCGCCTACCTGCAGGCCTGCAAGACGCGTCTCGGCATGAACCTGATCCAGCCCGGACGCTTCGTGCTGCCGGGAGAGCACGTCGGCGCGCCGATGCTGCAGTTCGTGCCCTGGGTGTGGACGCAACCCGCGGGAACGGCGCCCGAAGGCAGCCTCTATGCCGTGCTCGCCCAGCGCTTCGAGCAGTACAAGCGCCACCTCGTGCGTGGCTTCTACAAGGAGCATTTCTCGGGCTTCGACCGGCAGATCGTGCTGGTCGACTGCCTGCAGGCGCTGAATGCCGGCGCCGAGAGTTTCGAGGATGTGCGCCGCTCCATTGCCCGCATCATGGAGAGCTTTGCCTACGGCAAGAGCAACTGGTGGCGGCGCCTGTTCGCGCCGCGCATCGACAAGCTGCTGTTCGTGGCCAGCAAGGCCGATCATGTGACCCCGGATCAGCACGACAACCTCGTCTCGCTGTTGCAATACATGGTGCAGAGCGCGCGCGGCCAGGCCGGTTTCGCGGGCATCGCCACCGACTGCATGGCGCTTGCCGCGGTGTGCGCGACCGAGGTGCGCAGCGGGCGCTTCCAGGGCCAGGAGGTGGCCGGCATCAAGGGCTGCTCGCTCGATGGCGAGGCGCTGTTCATCAACCCCGGCGCGGTGCCACGCACCATACCCTCGCCGCAGTGGTGGCAGGAACACCGCGCACCGTTCGATGCGTTCAGGCCCGCGCGCATGGAACCCGGGCGGGCGATGCCGCACATCCGGCTCGATGCCGCGCTCGACTTCCTGCTCGGCGACAAACTGTGA
- a CDS encoding TIGR01620 family protein, producing MEIKTRIELEEVATVRAPPAAGALARRVLEPAAEDILPPPATTGTQRPARRHRVLFAGLLALGAVALAQFGVHLWEMASESPVLGGAWFLAWSLVLAGSAGAATREWQRLRRMRNRQDARSRADEMLARQGIGQARGFCEELAQAGGQRESAGYRSWAGQVELTHNNREVLELYSRLVLAEPDRRALRGIVKQAGDTAVMIAFSQFAAIDMLLIFWRNLRVIEDVTAAYGIELGYWGRIGLLRQVLRNMAYAGAAEVAAEVGMEMMGASITGKISTSVAQGIGAGLLTARLGLRTMDACRPIPWGSDERPKLDAVRRELRGVFAEYLGKL from the coding sequence ATGGAGATAAAAACGCGTATCGAGCTGGAAGAAGTCGCGACCGTGCGCGCCCCTCCCGCCGCCGGGGCGCTCGCACGCCGGGTGCTGGAACCTGCCGCCGAAGACATCCTGCCGCCACCGGCAACCACTGGCACGCAACGCCCTGCGCGCCGTCATCGCGTGCTGTTCGCGGGGCTGCTGGCACTGGGTGCGGTAGCGCTGGCGCAATTCGGAGTCCACCTGTGGGAAATGGCCAGCGAGTCGCCCGTGCTCGGCGGCGCCTGGTTCCTTGCCTGGAGCCTGGTGCTGGCGGGCAGTGCCGGTGCGGCAACACGCGAGTGGCAGCGACTGCGCCGCATGCGCAACCGCCAGGATGCGCGCAGCCGTGCCGACGAAATGCTGGCACGCCAGGGAATCGGCCAGGCACGGGGGTTTTGCGAGGAGCTGGCGCAGGCGGGTGGCCAGCGCGAGAGCGCCGGTTATCGCAGCTGGGCAGGGCAGGTCGAGCTAACCCACAACAACCGTGAAGTGCTGGAGCTCTACAGCCGCCTGGTGCTCGCCGAACCCGATCGTCGCGCGTTGCGCGGGATCGTGAAACAGGCGGGAGACACCGCGGTGATGATCGCGTTCAGCCAGTTCGCGGCGATCGACATGCTGCTGATCTTCTGGCGCAATCTGCGGGTGATCGAGGATGTCACGGCCGCCTACGGCATCGAACTCGGCTACTGGGGCCGCATCGGACTGCTGCGCCAGGTACTGCGCAACATGGCTTATGCGGGCGCGGCCGAGGTGGCGGCGGAAGTCGGCATGGAGATGATGGGCGCCAGCATCACCGGCAAGATTTCCACCAGCGTCGCCCAGGGCATCGGTGCCGGCCTGCTCACCGCGCGGCTCGGATTGCGCACCATGGATGCCTGCCGCCCGATTCCCTGGGGCAGCGACGAGCGGCCGAAGCTCGATGCGGTACGCCGGGAGTTGCGCGGCGTTTTCGCCGAGTACCTCGGCAAGCTGTGA
- the recQ gene encoding DNA helicase RecQ, translated as MNNALQILNSVFGYPSFRPPQQDIIDTLVAGGDALVLMPTGGGKSLCYQIPALVRPGCGVVISPLIALMQDQVDAMRQLGVRASYLNSTIGAAAARAVEQQALNGALDLLYIAPERLVQPRMLELLARMTVAVFAIDEAHCVSQWGHDFRADYLQLDLLHREFPAVPRIALTATADARTRADIVTRLDLGAARQFVISFDRPNIRYRMELKQNPRQQLLRFLKLEHPRDAGIVYCMSRRKTEDVAGWLNGEGFTALPYHAGLDAATRAANQSRFLREEGVIVVATIAFGMGIDKPDVRFVAHLDLPKTIESYYQESGRAGRDGLPANAWLIYGLQDVIKLRQMLDQSQGDERHRRAEQQRLNAMLGLCEITSCRREALLHYFGESYRGPCNNCDTCLSPVATWDGSEAARMALSAVFRTGQRFGVNHVIDVLRGSGSERARQFGHDTLPTYGLGTGLDVNQWRSVLRQLVARGYLRVDMDAFGALKLEERCRPLLRGEESLELRRDSAPPRAAKAARTTVPGDLDPQLWKALRECRRLLASEQGVPPYVIFHDSTLAAMCRERPRELGQMALLPGVGERKLARYGEVFLAALRAHQDSRRGGD; from the coding sequence ATGAACAACGCCCTGCAGATACTCAATAGCGTCTTCGGCTACCCATCGTTCCGTCCCCCGCAGCAGGACATCATCGATACCCTGGTCGCGGGCGGCGACGCCCTGGTGCTGATGCCGACCGGCGGCGGCAAATCGCTGTGCTACCAGATACCGGCGCTGGTGCGCCCGGGCTGCGGGGTGGTGATCTCGCCGCTGATCGCGCTGATGCAGGACCAGGTCGATGCGATGCGCCAGCTCGGGGTGCGTGCGAGTTACCTCAATTCCACCATCGGCGCCGCCGCCGCGCGCGCGGTCGAGCAACAGGCGCTGAACGGCGCACTCGATCTGCTCTACATCGCACCGGAACGCCTGGTGCAGCCACGCATGCTCGAATTGCTCGCGCGCATGACGGTCGCGGTGTTCGCGATCGACGAGGCCCACTGCGTCTCGCAGTGGGGTCACGATTTCCGCGCCGACTACCTGCAGCTCGACCTGCTGCACCGCGAGTTTCCCGCGGTGCCGCGCATCGCGCTCACCGCGACCGCCGATGCGCGGACCCGCGCCGATATCGTGACCCGGCTCGATCTCGGTGCCGCGCGCCAGTTCGTGATCAGCTTCGACCGCCCGAACATCCGCTACCGCATGGAGCTCAAGCAGAACCCGCGCCAGCAGCTGCTGCGCTTCCTGAAGCTGGAACACCCGCGCGATGCGGGCATCGTGTACTGCATGTCACGCAGGAAGACCGAGGACGTGGCGGGCTGGTTGAATGGCGAGGGCTTCACCGCGCTGCCCTATCACGCGGGCCTCGATGCCGCCACGCGCGCCGCGAACCAGTCACGATTCCTGCGCGAGGAGGGCGTGATCGTGGTCGCCACGATCGCCTTTGGCATGGGCATCGACAAGCCCGACGTGCGCTTCGTCGCGCATCTCGATCTGCCGAAGACCATCGAGTCCTATTACCAGGAGAGCGGACGCGCGGGCCGCGACGGGTTGCCCGCCAACGCCTGGCTGATCTACGGGCTGCAGGACGTGATCAAGCTGCGCCAGATGCTCGATCAATCGCAGGGCGACGAGAGGCACCGGCGCGCCGAACAGCAGCGCCTGAACGCGATGCTCGGCCTGTGCGAGATCACCAGTTGCCGGCGCGAGGCGCTGCTGCACTACTTCGGCGAGTCCTACCGCGGACCCTGCAACAACTGCGATACCTGCCTGTCGCCGGTGGCGACCTGGGACGGCAGCGAGGCCGCGCGCATGGCGCTGAGCGCGGTGTTCCGCACCGGCCAGCGTTTCGGCGTGAACCATGTGATCGACGTGCTGCGCGGCAGCGGCAGCGAACGCGCCCGCCAGTTCGGGCACGATACGCTCCCCACCTACGGGCTCGGCACCGGGCTCGACGTCAACCAATGGCGCTCGGTGCTGCGCCAGCTGGTGGCGCGCGGTTATCTGCGGGTCGACATGGACGCGTTCGGCGCGCTGAAGCTCGAGGAACGATGCCGCCCGCTGCTGCGTGGCGAGGAGTCGCTGGAACTGCGCCGCGACAGCGCTCCGCCGCGGGCGGCGAAGGCCGCGAGAACCACGGTGCCCGGCGATCTCGATCCGCAACTCTGGAAAGCGCTGCGCGAGTGTCGCCGCCTGCTGGCCAGCGAGCAGGGCGTGCCGCCCTACGTGATCTTCCATGACAGCACCCTGGCGGCCATGTGCCGCGAGCGGCCGCGGGAACTGGGCCAGATGGCGCTCCTGCCGGGGGTCGGCGAACGCAAACTGGCACGTTACGGCGAGGTGTTCCTGGCGGCGCTGCGCGCGCATCAAGACTCGCGGCGCGGCGGCGATTGA
- a CDS encoding HlyD family type I secretion periplasmic adaptor subunit, translated as MSIEVKRIARTGALTILIVFGGLAIWSATAPLHGAIVVGGLVKVANNRKTVQHNEGGIVKSILVRDGDSVTRGQTLIQLEDAAVSSQYGIVRSALDAQLARQARLHAEATMNREISFPAELRERAADADVTELQTRERALFETRRHSLDDQIRLINGQIVEIQREIRALADQRKTELTAEALAVEELGSYEALHDKQYIAEVRILAQKRLVAEYQSRTEERKAEISRAEQRINDLRLRIAALGDEYVGRAAEELKESGVTMLELRERLLPTSDALARQSIVAPVNGKVIALRVHTEGATIGPREPLLDIVPMDVNLLIEAQAPLDAIKQLHIGQHADIRFSALPYRTTPMVSGEVSYISPDVLADQEGRAYYQVHIVPDADSLGEAKITTLEPGMAAEVYIQTQSRTALQYIMRPIHDSLLRAFREV; from the coding sequence ATGTCGATTGAAGTCAAGCGGATAGCACGCACCGGCGCGCTGACCATCCTGATCGTGTTCGGCGGGCTCGCCATCTGGAGCGCGACCGCCCCGCTGCATGGGGCCATCGTGGTCGGGGGGCTGGTCAAGGTTGCCAACAACCGCAAGACGGTGCAGCACAACGAGGGCGGAATCGTGAAATCGATCCTGGTGCGCGACGGTGACAGCGTGACCCGCGGCCAGACACTGATCCAGCTCGAAGATGCCGCCGTCAGCTCGCAGTATGGCATCGTGCGCAGCGCGCTGGATGCCCAGCTCGCGCGCCAGGCCCGGCTGCACGCCGAGGCCACCATGAACCGCGAGATCAGTTTTCCGGCGGAACTGCGCGAGCGCGCCGCGGATGCCGATGTCACCGAACTCCAGACCCGCGAACGCGCCTTGTTCGAGACCCGGCGCCACTCGCTCGACGACCAGATCCGCCTGATCAACGGGCAGATCGTCGAGATACAGCGCGAAATCCGCGCGCTCGCGGACCAGCGCAAGACCGAGCTCACCGCCGAAGCCCTCGCGGTCGAGGAACTCGGCAGCTACGAGGCCCTGCACGACAAGCAGTACATCGCCGAGGTGCGCATCCTTGCCCAGAAGCGCCTGGTGGCCGAATACCAGTCGCGCACCGAGGAGCGCAAGGCGGAAATCTCGCGCGCCGAACAGCGTATCAATGACCTGCGGCTGCGCATCGCCGCGCTTGGCGATGAATACGTGGGGCGGGCGGCCGAGGAACTCAAGGAGAGCGGTGTCACGATGCTGGAGCTGCGCGAGCGACTGCTGCCGACCAGCGACGCGCTGGCGCGCCAATCCATCGTGGCACCGGTGAACGGCAAGGTGATCGCGTTGCGGGTGCATACCGAGGGCGCGACCATCGGCCCGCGCGAACCGCTGCTCGATATCGTGCCCATGGATGTGAACCTGCTGATCGAGGCCCAGGCACCGCTCGATGCGATCAAACAGTTGCATATCGGCCAGCACGCGGATATCCGCTTCAGCGCCCTGCCCTATCGCACCACGCCGATGGTGAGCGGCGAGGTGAGCTACATATCGCCCGATGTGCTGGCCGACCAGGAGGGCCGCGCCTACTACCAGGTGCATATCGTGCCGGACGCCGACTCGCTCGGCGAGGCGAAGATCACCACGCTCGAGCCGGGGATGGCGGCCGAGGTCTACATCCAGACCCAATCGCGTACCGCGCTGCAATACATCATGCGCCCGATCCACGATTCGCTGCTGCGCGCATTTCGCGAAGTCTGA
- a CDS encoding glycosyltransferase, which produces MRLLFVHQNFPGQFKHLAPWLVSQGHEVIGMGDAENLKSRNAAWTFPVVGYTARPAQQGAGHHYLRSFEAAIRRGQDVTRACLELRGKGYSPDLIIGHPAWGELLFVRDVFPRARLVSYFEFFYRAEGGDVGFDPEYPSSLDTVFKLRIRNSTQLHALSESDAGISPTQWQRSSYPAREQSRIRVIHEGLDTDVVRADPAASLRLADGRVLTREDQVVTYVSRQLEPYRGFHVFMRALPELQRRLPRAIFVLVGADGVSYGAPPPAPHQCYREMLLAEVGTHLDTARVYFTGRIAYPDYLRLLQLSRLHIYFTYPFVLSWSMLEAMACGAPVLGSSTPPVREMISEGENGYLFDFFDREQLVERAVAILGQDNRELCAAARRKIEGEFSFRDNSLPAYLALLQELSALD; this is translated from the coding sequence CTGCGCCTGTTGTTCGTACACCAGAATTTCCCGGGACAGTTCAAACACCTCGCCCCGTGGCTTGTCAGCCAGGGGCACGAGGTCATCGGCATGGGCGATGCGGAGAACCTCAAGAGTCGCAATGCCGCGTGGACGTTTCCGGTCGTCGGCTATACCGCGCGGCCCGCGCAGCAGGGCGCCGGGCACCACTACCTGCGCTCCTTCGAAGCGGCTATCCGCCGCGGACAGGACGTGACGCGCGCGTGCCTCGAGTTGCGCGGCAAGGGGTATTCGCCGGACCTGATCATCGGGCATCCGGCGTGGGGCGAGTTGTTGTTCGTTCGTGACGTGTTCCCGCGTGCCAGGCTGGTGTCGTATTTCGAGTTCTTCTACCGTGCCGAGGGCGGTGACGTGGGCTTCGATCCCGAGTACCCGTCCTCGCTCGATACCGTGTTCAAGCTGCGCATCCGCAACAGTACCCAGTTGCATGCGCTCAGTGAATCCGATGCCGGCATCAGCCCGACGCAGTGGCAGCGATCGAGTTACCCGGCACGCGAGCAGTCCCGCATCCGGGTGATACACGAGGGGCTCGATACCGATGTGGTACGAGCCGACCCCGCCGCAAGCTTGCGCCTGGCCGACGGACGGGTGCTGACGCGCGAGGACCAGGTGGTCACCTATGTCAGCCGCCAGCTCGAGCCCTACCGCGGTTTCCATGTCTTCATGCGCGCGCTTCCGGAGCTGCAGCGGCGCCTGCCGCGTGCCATTTTCGTGCTGGTCGGCGCCGATGGGGTCAGTTACGGCGCACCACCCCCGGCGCCGCACCAGTGCTATCGCGAGATGCTGCTGGCCGAGGTCGGTACGCACCTCGATACCGCGCGGGTGTATTTCACCGGGCGGATCGCGTACCCCGACTACCTGCGGCTGCTGCAACTGAGCCGGCTGCACATCTATTTCACCTATCCCTTCGTGCTGTCGTGGTCGATGCTGGAGGCCATGGCCTGCGGGGCGCCGGTACTCGGCTCCTCGACGCCACCGGTGCGCGAGATGATCAGCGAAGGCGAGAACGGCTACCTGTTCGATTTCTTCGATCGTGAACAGCTGGTCGAGCGCGCGGTGGCGATCCTCGGGCAGGACAACCGCGAGCTGTGTGCCGCGGCCCGGCGCAAGATCGAAGGCGAGTTCTCGTTCCGTGACAACAGCCTGCCGGCTTACCTGGCGCTGTTGCAGGAGCTGTCCGCGCTGGACTGA
- a CDS encoding TerB family tellurite resistance protein, with protein MVLHDLGMIKRIFGGTDSPEELRELYREAMLMTLARATHADSYTSHVEVETVRAVYQHHVGEEISSADVRVAAASDLFETAPLEKWLGGVSRRLDEAHCKSIVKALIEVIHVDGHLRTGEADFFNMVVGALRLSPIDIVEICGAD; from the coding sequence ATGGTTCTGCATGATCTGGGCATGATCAAGCGCATCTTTGGCGGTACCGACAGCCCCGAGGAACTGCGCGAACTCTACCGCGAAGCGATGCTGATGACGCTGGCGCGGGCCACCCATGCCGACTCCTACACCAGCCATGTCGAGGTCGAGACGGTGCGCGCGGTCTATCAGCATCATGTTGGCGAGGAAATCAGCAGCGCGGATGTGCGCGTGGCGGCGGCATCGGATCTGTTCGAGACCGCGCCGCTCGAGAAATGGCTCGGCGGCGTGTCGCGACGCCTCGACGAGGCGCACTGCAAGTCAATCGTGAAAGCCCTGATCGAGGTGATCCACGTCGATGGTCACCTGCGAACGGGCGAGGCGGATTTTTTCAACATGGTGGTCGGTGCGCTGCGCCTGAGTCCGATCGATATCGTCGAGATATGCGGCGCCGATTGA